From a region of the bacterium genome:
- a CDS encoding cytochrome c, protein MRTFVSATVAVLLLASGIALALGKSPVPRLRFVRDGTEVNSKTLDQLRAACAERTLEIGKDPYYGVAKRFRVCPLREVLALGFGDAAALAGEGLLLRALDGYTRQAEADRLLGPGAYLAFADADRLVRGEEGFDPIDRRQLDPAPFYLVWERPEQWDAHAWPWPYQLATIEIASFEERFPHTVPTGKETGSPAVRGYGLFQRECAHCHAINGEGGKVGPELNVPRNITEYRPAHQLREFIRNPESFRYTSMPAHQHLTEPDLDALLAYLARMAELKHDPGPPGGDS, encoded by the coding sequence ATGCGCACCTTCGTATCGGCCACGGTTGCCGTCCTGCTGCTCGCTTCGGGAATCGCGCTTGCGCTCGGGAAGAGCCCAGTGCCGCGGCTGCGCTTCGTTCGCGACGGCACCGAGGTGAACTCGAAAACGCTCGATCAGCTGCGGGCTGCGTGCGCTGAGCGCACGCTCGAGATCGGGAAGGATCCGTACTACGGCGTAGCGAAGCGTTTTCGCGTGTGTCCGTTGCGGGAGGTCCTGGCGTTGGGCTTCGGCGATGCGGCCGCACTGGCTGGCGAAGGTCTCCTTCTACGCGCCCTGGACGGCTACACGCGGCAAGCGGAGGCGGATCGGCTGCTGGGCCCCGGGGCCTACCTCGCGTTTGCCGATGCGGACCGGCTCGTCCGTGGCGAAGAGGGCTTCGACCCGATCGACCGGCGCCAGCTGGACCCCGCACCCTTCTATCTGGTGTGGGAGCGGCCGGAGCAGTGGGATGCGCACGCATGGCCGTGGCCCTATCAGCTCGCGACGATCGAAATTGCCAGCTTCGAGGAGCGGTTTCCCCATACGGTGCCGACCGGGAAGGAGACGGGTTCGCCAGCGGTCCGAGGCTACGGGCTCTTCCAGCGCGAGTGTGCCCATTGTCATGCGATCAACGGGGAGGGCGGCAAGGTCGGCCCAGAGCTGAACGTGCCGCGCAACATCACCGAGTATCGCCCGGCGCATCAGTTGCGGGAGTTCATCCGCAACCCGGAGAGCTTTCGTTACACGAGCATGCCCGCTCACCAGCATCTGACCGAACCGGATCTGGACGCGTTGCTCGCCTACCTGGCCCGGATGGCAGAGCTGAAACATGACCCCGGTCCGCCGGGAGGTGACTCATGA
- a CDS encoding NAD(P)-dependent oxidoreductase, giving the protein MRTLGLLHPGQMGASVGACARESGQRVVVALDGRTAATRARAVDAGLEDVGGLAEVVRESELILAVCPPSAARELLEAVLAHDFEGLYVDANAISPATARELALRCEGKARFVDAGIIGPPARQPGTTRLHLSGDEAAEAAALFVAGPLEARVVSNEVGAASALKMVFAAWTKGSTALLAAIHAVAAGEGVEQALRAEWEILAPDVPRRLDRGVPSVAAKAWRFEGEMREIAATFEAAGLPDGFHQAAAEVYRRLAGFQDAQEPPPLSAIAAALRPSEE; this is encoded by the coding sequence ATGAGGACGCTGGGGCTGCTTCATCCCGGCCAGATGGGGGCCAGCGTGGGTGCCTGTGCGCGGGAGAGCGGTCAGCGGGTGGTTGTGGCCCTGGATGGACGGACGGCGGCTACGCGCGCGCGGGCGGTGGACGCCGGCCTGGAAGATGTCGGCGGGCTCGCAGAAGTGGTCAGGGAAAGCGAGCTGATCCTGGCGGTCTGCCCGCCGAGTGCTGCGCGAGAGTTGCTGGAGGCGGTACTCGCCCACGACTTCGAGGGCCTCTACGTCGACGCCAATGCGATTTCACCCGCGACGGCCCGCGAGTTGGCACTCCGTTGCGAGGGCAAGGCTCGCTTCGTCGATGCTGGAATCATCGGTCCCCCGGCGCGCCAACCGGGTACGACGCGGCTGCACCTTTCTGGAGATGAAGCCGCCGAGGCCGCAGCCTTGTTCGTCGCAGGGCCTCTCGAAGCTCGTGTGGTTTCGAACGAGGTGGGCGCCGCATCGGCCCTGAAGATGGTGTTCGCAGCCTGGACCAAGGGGAGTACCGCGCTGTTGGCCGCCATCCATGCGGTTGCCGCCGGTGAGGGGGTCGAGCAGGCCTTGCGGGCCGAGTGGGAAATCCTGGCCCCGGATGTGCCGCGTCGCCTCGACCGCGGCGTGCCTTCGGTCGCTGCAAAGGCTTGGCGTTTCGAGGGCGAGATGCGAGAGATCGCGGCGACGTTCGAGGCTGCGGGCCTGCCGGATGGTTTCCATCAGGCGGCTGCGGAGGTCTACCGACGTCTTGCAGGTTTCCAGGATGCCCAGGAGCCTCCGCCCCTCTCAGCCATTGCGGCGGCTCTACGTCCCAGCGAGGAGTGA
- a CDS encoding type 1 glutamine amidotransferase, whose translation MKNVMRLLVLDAYAREGREKLVRGGATEAGPLYAECVRALAPMAEMEIGFPADADWTPPEALDQYDGMLWSGSSLTIHVKDDPQVTRQVELARRGFEVGLPAHGSCWAAQLAVVAAGGVCRRNPRGREFGVSRKIQLTDSGTAHPMYEGKPAVFDALTSHQDEIESLPPGATLLATNEFTRVQAVSIEQGRGRFWAVQYHPEYHLHEIARQAHIRTADLIAQGSFADEAGAAAWIHDLETLHANPDRSDIAWRYGIDADVVDPGIRLRELANWLAHEVEPRARRRLGGSC comes from the coding sequence CTGAAGAACGTGATGCGCCTGCTCGTGCTCGACGCCTACGCCCGGGAGGGCCGTGAGAAGTTGGTCCGCGGCGGAGCGACCGAGGCGGGGCCCTTGTATGCCGAGTGTGTCCGGGCGCTGGCTCCCATGGCTGAAATGGAGATTGGTTTTCCGGCCGATGCGGATTGGACGCCTCCTGAAGCCCTCGACCAATATGACGGCATGCTGTGGAGCGGCTCCAGCCTGACGATCCACGTGAAGGACGATCCGCAGGTCACCCGCCAGGTCGAGTTGGCTCGCCGCGGGTTCGAGGTGGGGCTGCCCGCTCATGGGAGCTGTTGGGCGGCCCAGCTCGCGGTGGTCGCGGCCGGCGGCGTGTGCAGGCGGAATCCCAGGGGGCGCGAGTTCGGCGTGTCCCGCAAGATCCAGTTGACGGATTCCGGTACGGCTCATCCGATGTACGAGGGGAAACCGGCGGTCTTCGATGCATTGACGAGCCATCAGGACGAGATCGAGAGTCTACCGCCCGGGGCGACGCTGCTGGCAACGAACGAGTTCACGCGGGTTCAGGCGGTGTCCATCGAGCAGGGTCGGGGCCGCTTCTGGGCCGTGCAGTATCACCCGGAATATCACCTCCACGAGATCGCGCGCCAGGCGCATATCCGAACCGCCGATCTGATCGCGCAGGGTAGTTTTGCCGATGAGGCGGGTGCTGCAGCGTGGATTCACGACCTGGAGACTCTTCACGCGAACCCGGATCGAAGCGACATCGCCTGGCGCTACGGGATCGACGCGGATGTGGTCGACCCGGGCATCCGGTTGCGAGAGCTCGCCAACTGGTTGGCTCACGAGGTCGAACCACGGGCCCGTCGGCGTCTGGGGGGATCGTGTTAG